gtctctccagagatgttcgatcgggttcccGTCCAGGCTTtggcttattttccaccataatgtgcagataaattcattaaaaatcctacaatgtaattttctggagaaaaaaaaaaatctcattttgtctgtcattgttgaagtgtacctatgatgaaaattacaggcctctcatctttttaagagggagaacttgcacaattggtggctgactaaatacttttttgccccactgtatattagtgAGCTATATCACAAATCCAGTATAAATAAATAAGCGGTGTGTATGAACAGAAACTAAAATACAAATGTACCTAACAGAAATATTAGAATAGACtgtcagggacacattatttaaAATACAATGTGAAACATTAAGTGAGCAGTGGTTCAATGTCTCTATAACATGGGACAGCAGCGTtggctgcatgtgtgtgttcatgaggtgcgtgtgtgttgtgtgagtgagtgtgcgttGCCTGATGGacagctagtgatggctgttcagctgtctgatggcctggtaatagaaggTGTTTAGTCTCTCGGTCTTGGCTTTGATGCACccgtactgtctctgtctgttggatGGCAGCCGAGTGAACAGTCGAGGGCTCGGGtgactgaggtccttgatgatcttcttggccttagACACCGGGTGTAGTCAATGTCCTGGAGGTTCAGCTGGCGCCTAGCTGAACTTGGCTAGGCGAACCCGAACGAGTGTGCTCGTAAGACCTTCAATTGAGAAACTAGAAAAAATAAGCAATAGTACTTTGTCCAACTTGAGACGATATAGCCAGAATACACTTCTTCAAAAGTCATAATTAATCTAAGACAACGCAAGAAATCTGCCATTAATTTTGATGTTTTTCCAGAGGAGACCGTAGTCACGCAATTTTACacctaactaagatgtttggtgcagtatttctcaaataaaaaaaatatgcatGAAAACAAGTCTCTCATTGAATGAGAACAAACACctcattgaagaatccctactgtcaACCAATCCCAGACGAAAGGGGcatagccccatatactacccaccactgcgacctgtatgctctcgttaactggccctcgcttcatattcgtcaccaaacccactggctccaggtcatctataagtcttcgcTAGGTAAAGCGCCACCTTATCTCAGCACCCACCCCCCAAGCAGGTATATTTTACTGGTCACCCCAAAAGCccattcctactttggccgcctttccttccagttctctgctgccaatgactagaacaaactgcaaaaatcactgaagctggagactcatatttccctcactaactttaagcatcagctgtcagagcagctcacagatcactgcacctgtacatagcccatctgtaaatagcccatccaactacctcatccccatattgcaaATATATAAAAACCATTTGCTCctatgcaccccagtatctctacttgcacattcatctgctgtacatctatcactccagtgtttaattgctaaattgtaattacttcgccactacgggctatttattgccttacctccctaatcttatctcatttgcacacactgtatacagattttttctAGTGTGTTACTTACTGTACGTttgcttattccatgtgtaactctatgttgttgtttgtgttgcactgctttgctttatcttggccaggtcgcagttgtaaatgagaacttgtttttaactggcctacctggttaaataaaggtgaaaaaaaaaaatgttggctTGCCTCGTGAGAAAAATGCTGCGCAAGAACAGCCCCCAAAAAAACTTGCCTAAGACCAAAGACATTGGCACAATTTATCCATGAACTGTTCCGGGTGGGAAGCATGCTGAATTTGAGCCATTTAAAGTTGTAGAAactctgttgcaccttcttcaccacaatgTTGGTGTGGCAAGACCATTTCAGGTCCTGATGGAtgtggaacttgaagcttttttAACCGATCCACTACAGCCATGGTCGATGAGGATGGGGGCACGCTCCCCCTTcggtctcctgtagtccacaataatctctttcgttttgttgatattgagggagaggttatcaGGCTACTTGATCTGActttgataaatgcagaaaatcaccaTTCAAATAAACATTCTACCACAGACTATGTTATTTTTGTGAAGACTATTTGATTGAGTTCAAAAACATAAAAATAGTTTTGACATACAAACTAAGATAAATACTTTGAGTTTATCTGAACTCACACCACTCGTGCAAAAGGAGGAAGCCTGGTAATACTCCATGGTAACGTGCATTAAGGCATTTAAAATGCCCTAATTATTCTAAAGATTGAAGGTGGTTTAATCGGAGTATGCTTACTTCGATTATGACCTTAGTACAccgattaagataagcagagtaaggtgttaacatgactaatgccatactctgcCTAcagccataatcagtttaatatcaaattattagtgtgcatgtaaacatactcagTGTGACAATGGATTGCATTTATATGGGCTAATGCTCTACTTTAGGTCTCAAGGCAGGGGCAAGATATATTTGTCAGCAGAAGTCCATTTTAAATGTGAAACTTGCTGACTCACTCAGCATACAAGCCCAATTTGGACAGTCTTGTGAATTTGAACTGTATGGTTCTGTGAGAGGAGAAACAAGTGCTGTGATTTGAAGAATGCCCTCCTACCAAGACCAGATAACCTGCACATAAGACATTGCATATAGACATTATGATGATCAACACATAGTCCATGCAAAAGCAAAATCATACAGacatatttacatacagtaaCATAACTCCTCCGAAGAGAAACAAGAACAGGAGTGGAGAGCACTGAGCGGTGTCTGTAGTTACTATCGGCACTAGTTTAAAAGCCTATTTCCCAAAAATGGTCCTGGAGACTTCCTTGAAAGCTGAATAACTACTCCAACCAACACCTGTCCCTTTCTAAAAATCTGGTTTTGACCATTGCTTTGGTACAACAACCAAAAAAAGACACCTGACATCATTTATCCTCTGTAATTCTAGTTATGGATGGCATGCCTTGTCATCAATCATATGATGCATCATCAAGTCAGACAGCTTTTTCAGATGTATTTATACTCTCAACCGCAGAATCTTCCAGCTACATCATCCACATTGATCAGTGAAATGATAGGAACACATAAGGGGTCACGCAATTCCGAAAAATGACTTGTGAAAAATATGCAGTTGGTATCATGACGTTGAAGACAATGCACGCAACAAATTACACCTAACTATGTAGGCCTAACGTTAGCTCTATCACCATCCATATCTACATTCTGTCATTTGAGGCTAACTAATCTAATACACCGAAGTTCACATTTTAATGAGGCTATGCCTATTGCACATGAATTTCATTCTGGAGACTACGCTAAAgttggctagcaagctaactaAGTTAAAAATCTGTCGAAGGCCCAAAATCCCCGGGCTAAATTACGGGGACAGTGGCCATCTGGCAAGCGCAACACAGCGGCACGATTGGCTAGCTTTCGCTATTCACAATGTGTTAGTTGGATCACATAACTTAAACATAAACAACGGACCATTAATTATTTGTATGCTTTCTCTTTTCAGTTTCGTTAAAtacgtagctagctagttaaatcaTGCGTtcagcttgttagctagctaacagtagtttTTATTCACATGAAAACACTGACCGTCAGCCCCgcagctgctgctgttgttgttgtcgcCTCTCCTCCGCTCACCTCTACCCCTGGGCTGGCCAACCCTATGACGCTGACCGCCCGGACGGTCCCCCGGAGCCAGTCACGAGTCCAGGCGGCCTGTTCCACTTCGGATCCGGCTGCGGATCTGCCATCGTTAAGGAGCAGCAGAAGTCGCTTCCCAATCAGTTCAAGAGAGTCTCCCATATTTAGTTAGCCACTGTGAATTGCAGGAGCAACTTCCTTCGCATATATTTCTGTTGGGAACTCCGATGcacttagctaacgttagctagccagccagttagccaggTTAAATCGGCCTAAAATAAGTGACAGATTTAAACCTCAACTACCGCAACTTTGCTGCATGCACCGGAGTCCCCTCTTCCGTAGGATGCACGGGAAAATACGGCGGACCAAGTCACGCCACAAATAGAGAAGTAACGAGATGTTATTGTCCGCAAAACCCCTATCCCGCTCTATCCGCCATTGAGGCTTGCAATTGCAAAAATCAAACACACTCCTCGTACTAGCTACAAGGCTCCACTGCGGAGATAGCTAGCGGGCGTGTGAATTGCAACAGCGACTAATGCTGGCTCACCGGTGTACTACACAGAACCCGTTCAATCTGGAATGCCAAAAAACAGTGTCTGGatatctggagaaaaaaaatacagttggCCTAAATGGAAATCCATTTAGGCCAAAAACGACTTTTGCTCGGACACCACAGATATGCTGTATACTCAGCACAATGCAGATACACACATCATTTAGTAGCAGTAGCCAATTCTTCCCCATATGCTCTCCTTCATACAAACGGTATCTAACCATTTTGTTCACAGTCTATCTACTGAATGCATTTTAGTCTTGGATTTGAATCATACCGGTTGGAGATGATATGACTTTGAAACTCTGTATTAATTCACTGAGCTGAATGGACCTCCAAGTCTGCTGACGTCATAATTTAGGGGCCCCATAAATCTGTGAGACCAGAACAAACCATATAACTAGTTCTACCGTGAAGCACCTCTTGTGTGCACTCTGGTAAAGCATACATTTTCTTCCTTCACCTTTTATATTTTATTCCCATGTCCTGTTTGACAGTGATTACTTTGCACACTTTGGCTCTTGCATTACATTGATTGAGCTTGACTACATTGATTGAAAAAGAATGAGATTGTCGTCTACTCGCAAATTCACGTGTCCCTATGTTAACCACAAGGTGGTGCCACAGCATTTCAAAACGCACTGTCCAAACACCACACAACAGCATAGCAGGATGGAAATAATAAAAGCAAGATATTATTGCATAATTCAGGAATATATGCTTGAGAATTAATTATTGGACTATGAAGAGTGTTTATTATGTACAAGGTTTTTCAAACTTTTTCAAACGTTTACAGCCAGCACTATTTGGATAAATTATTGAGCTTTGAATAGCGCTACAGACTAGCATCCTATCCAGTGGTTGTATTTGTACATCATTCTGGCTTGAACAAGGCTTAGGCCTACTTACTTCAATAATGCTACAAATGCATGTATTTCTTCATTCAACATTAAGAGTGTAGTGATTTGCCCTCTTGTATTTCTGTTGATATGACATAGCCTTCACGGTATCAATGTCCGTGTCGTTTAATGATATTTATGAGTGACTCCATGTCTTTATTTAGTAGCCAAAGGCCTTGGCCAGACCAATAAAGAGGTTTCAATATTGTTAAAATTACACTCTGGCATACAAGACACAAATAAGTTCATGTCGTTGTGGATTACTGGAACTCCTATTAGACATAATTCAAGGGCGTTCTTCAGTGTGACAGCAGTTTCACATTTGGACAAGGTTTTTACATGACTAGCATGTTAAGACTGTTTGGCTCCTTTTGGCTCTCCAAATAACACAGGAGTTTCTATTTACAGAAAAAACCTCCATATTTATTTCATGAGTTACACAAGATACAACGATTAcaacagaacatacagtatatacaaaataTGTCCTACATATTAAGAGAGACAACAGATATAACTGctcttgttttgtttttgtttttaaacctGTATCCCTTTTTCTTTTATGAAACCGCCTCGCTCCATATTGGCTAGGGTTTTCTGACATGGGGTACTGGGCTACAGTGAGCCATCATCAGTTGTGTCTTGTGAAATGGGTATTTATAAATCTGTCTGTGTGGTTATGTTGAATGATGGCTGAGCATTGTATAGGATTCCCATGTAAATCAATGTCCCGGTTTACACAAAGTAAGAGTGTATTATTTGTGTAcaagggcatgtgtgtgtgtgtgccagtgaaGATCCTCTACATAGTTGTCTGTCTCTCATGTCCACTGATAATGGCATTGTGCTCTTTTGTCATGTGGGTACTTGTCAATAAGTCAACGACAGTGTTTCTCAATACAAGTCAGGACTAGTTGGTCTTTAGATTGCCAGAGTACTCCAAAAAGACCACACAAACAAGTCACCGCCACTTAAGACTTATCTGGGTCTAGAGATTGTGCGTTCTGCAGTGAAAGAGTCCATTGCTTACATTattgtggtctgtgtatgtttgaGTCTCAGTGTTACCATGGAGACTGCCAGGGGTGTGGCTCCAATTAGAAGTTCCCCCTAAGCACAGATCTATGATCAGCTTACAGTCCCGAATCCTAACCTTACTGGCCTAAACCTAAAACTGACTTTAAATCAGTGTCttggggcaacttcaccctattCTGTTGGGGGTCACTGGCGCTTCAGACAGTTGTGTGGTGTGCACTCGGTCTGTTCCTCCAGCTCGGGGCAGGGTGTTCCGGCGTTAGCCGGCCGCAGGAGGATGTAGCGGGTACGATGGCGGACCCCTCCCCTGGAGCAGGGCCCCAAACACAGACCCCAGGACGACCACATAGACACCTCACAGTCTAATGGTGTCTCTgaaatagggagggagagggaaagagatgtgGTGAATGAATTAACACAGAAATGAAGTGAATCGATatgatcacagagagagagggagaaagaaagagaaagtgagggaaAGAGATGGGGGATGTGTGCATGTAAACCTACCTGAGAAGCGTTGAGGGTGGATAGGGTGAGGCAGAATGTGATTGGACATGGGAGTTTGACGGGCAGATGAACGGCTCTGTCTGGTCAGCCGTATGGAGGCTATGGGCGGGAGCTCTGTGAGACGGGGGTAGAAAAAGGAGTTGGCTGGGTGGTTGGGCATCTGGGAAGTTATCTGGAAGGGGACAACAACATATAGAAAACGGTCAACAACAAACCCTAagacacacactaaaacacacactaaaacatacactaaaacacacactaaaacacacactaaaacataCACTAATATCAGATTATTACCGGTACTTCTTAATAATTCAAAGCTGTGTGCTTTAACTGTGACTTTGTGTTAGTGGAAAAAGTTCAATTACACTTTTAAGTCTTCCTTGTAAGGGGAATGTTAGTAGCTTGCCTACACCATAGTCAAGCAACCTCCGTGGCCCTCTTTCCCCCTTAGGTGAAAGTGAAACGAGGGGAGAAGTCGTCTGTCTCACCCGTGTGATGGTTTCCTGAGGGACGGTGGGATAGTTGGGTGAAGAGAAAGTGAAGCCGCTGTCCGTCCCAGAGTCCAAGGGTTGGAGGTCAAGGGTCATTTCCTGTTTCCACTGGCCGCCCTCACAGAGGTTAAGACTGTCCACTCCCACAAACCAATCAGGGCTAGGGATCACCTTCACCATTAGAGAGAGCTGTGTCcatagagggggggaggagaggaaaggggaggaatgAAATGAGGTAGAGAAATGAAATGAGAGTTTAGTTACAGTACAGTATTCAGATCATGTGTGTGTAATATTGGCTGTGGTAATAAGACAGGATTATAGCTGAAGCTAACACATGCATGGACAAAATCGGTCATTGGCTTTACACATCCTGGTTGTGTAATAGCCTGACGTGTGTGTCCACCCGTTCCAGCACACCCGCTGTTTCCTGTGTGGGGTTCAACTCTAtgctcctctactcccctctctcctctgtgatggATGTTTCCTGAAAGACAGTGACCTCATGCAGGAAGCGTCCTGGGAACCGGCTCCGGGGTGGCAGGCGCCCAGAAAACAGCACATTAAAGACCAGGAAGGGAGCACAGCCTCCCTCGGGACAGGACGCCTGCTATTTGTGGATCTGGGCTGAGGTGGGACAGGATGGGGTAGAGTGGACAGGCTTGTATGGGGTGGGATGGGGCAGACATCAAAGTGCACTAGGTGCATTAGGGTGGAGTGGTGTGGAGAGTTTGGACTCtgggaagcagcagcagcaagcaAATTAGGATGACATCAGTGGTGTGTTTCTATCCTGTGACACACAGTGAGGGATGAGGAGTTaacagagactagagagactactGACTAGCCCAGGGGCATCTCTACTATTCCATCCGCTTTGACAATTATCCTTCACTGACCTCCTCCTTCCTTCGCtcacatccctccttccttccctccctccctccatcctccctctcatcttTCTAAACCTTCTCTGAAACGGTGGTTTTTCCAGGAATCCCTCCTGCTATATCCATTTCATTGGCCTGTGCAGCGAGTGGGAAGGCGGCGTATCTATCGTAACACGTTCTGGCTTGATCTGTCCACCGCGGGGGCAGCGGTTTTTACTTGAAGGCCAGAGACACTcgctgacacacactgatacccaCTTATAGTCCCATAATCACACTCACACTCCATTTAGGCATGCTCTCCCCAGGGCCCACAGAGGAGTCCCAGGCCCAGAGAATGAAAAATCCCCAACCGCAACCCGTCCAAACCTGGCAGTACCAGAAGCTTAAAGAAATATGCATAACTGGTCGCACTAATCTGTCGAAGTGCGGTGGTTTCCTAGTGTAGAGTAGACTCGATTGGTTCTGGTAGTTGGTGAATTGTTTGTTATCGGTCTGGTTCCAATTTTGTGCTTGACAGAAATAGAAGTTTTATGAATATGGAGATGAGAATCATGTGAGGATGTTTGGAACATTGCAAATGTGTTTGCTTTGTGGaaaagagaatgtgtgtgtgtgtgtgtatgtgtgtgtgtgtgtgcgtgcgtgcgtaataAGCATAAGCCTACGTGTGTATCTCTTTGTGTATTTCCAGAGAAGGACAATTTGAGCCATCATTGTCACgttccacacaaagacacacacatgtcCATGCCCCCATTCTCCGCCTTGCTACCCACTGATCTAAAAACAGATTGGCCAGgccagcacaaacacacacaccacatacctcACATTTAGATCAGAGAATGCCAGACAAACTCCAGCCTTCAGTATGGGGCAGGCAGCAGTGGAGAGAGATGCTTTTCGTGGGGGTTGTTTGCACAACGGGCTCCAGGTGCCGGCAGACAGTGGAATTACTAATAAACAAAATGTAGATCACCAGCTCCACTCTGTGGCCCTTCTATTTCCAAACCCCCAGGagctaccctccctccctctctctctctctctgcccctttctccccctctctccacttcagTCATCAACTAAGTGCGAGGGCAAAGATAAACAAACAGACACAGGCCCCAGGCAGCCTAGAATCCACCTAGAATGGCTAGCCTCCTGCCCAGCCTCAGTCCCAAACCCAGCCCCAGCCTAAGCCACAAGCTCCAGCCCCAGCCTATCGTTCCAGCCTCACTCCCATatccagccccagccccaaccccaaccccaaccccagcccctgctcaaccccaacaacaacccccAGCCAAAGCCCTAGTCTAAGACCCAGCCCTTGCCTATTGTTACAGCCTCACTCCCAGCTCCAGCATCAGCCCCATGAAGCCCCCTCCTGGGCCTTGAGTTCAGCGGGGGAGACAGCAGACATAGTCCAGACCAGGCAGGACGGATGTGGGCGTTTGTGGCCGTAGGGCTGGATGCTAAACTTAGTCTGATTGGAGCACTGTAGAAGAGTGATTAAGTGTTTGGCCAGAGAGGGTGGAGTGAGTCAAGGGGTTTGCCTGTGGTAGGATCGGGTCATGAGTTGACAATGGATTGAGTAAAGGAGTGTGTTTGTTGGTAAGGATTTGTGGTTGGAGCGGAGAGCAGAACGGATGGTGGAAAGGTTGTGAAGAGGTTTATGTAAAgcaacaaagtgtgtgtgtgtttgtgtgtgcatgcattgcgtgcctgcgtgggtgtgtgtgatgCCTACCAGTGGGCTCCGAGGTTGCAGCAGCAGTTCTGTGGAGCTGTGTCCGATGCCAGTGGGGATGCCCGCTGTTCTGTACATGGCACCGACCTCCCGTCTCTTCCTGGCATCCTTCGCCCCCTTCACCAGCTCCACAGTTACCCCCACCTCAGCAAAGTTCTGCACCCCTATACTCGCCAGCGCCCCCTCCTGAAACAGCCGATGCTGCCCATTGTGAGTGATAGCTGTTGGGAGAAGACAGGGAGGCAGTGAAAGGCACTGAAAATGTATCTTTTCTTCCATTCTCCTTGCCTTGATGCGATCACTCTCATCTAGATTGAGTTAATCTCACTGCATTAATGATCTCTTTACACACacatgacttgcctagttaaataaaggttaatcaTTTATATAAAACTACAAATTCATTTTCTTTCTCTTGTTGTCTCTGTTTCTTCACTCCCCATACCCTTTACCTCCTTCCCCCCTTTCTGATGTCTCACATTTCTGCTGTTTTCTTTACTAGGGATTGTTGCCTTTGTTCTCGCTTTGTCCTTATTAAGAACTGATTCTGAGTCAGATGTCTGTTCTTTGTCCTGTCACTCTCATCATAAGCCACACTTGGCCTGGGATCAGTGGTTATAAGGCTAGCAGAGGGTCAGTCAGACAAACTAACAACCACACAGTCTCAGTCTCTTTTATAACATCTCTGCCTTAGCCAACCTCAGgatccacgcacacacacacacacacacacgcacgcacgcacgcacgcacgcacacacacacacacacacacacacacacacacacacacacacacacacacacacacacacacacacgcacacacgcacacgcacgcacacacacacacacacacacggttacgtgcatacacacgcacactccCGACGCACCCACAAAAACACACTTTACACACTATCCTGTTTCTCCTCAACCCCCGTCACTTATGCACTTAATTGAATTTCCATACTAGCAGGTTTCCCACAAGCGTCAAGTTCCTGAAACCCAATAATACAGATTAAGATTCGGATTCACGTAACGTTTCAATTTCTTGCCGCAAATTAACGACCGCCCTCCTCAACTCCCAGACCCAAAATGAGTCATGTTTTTCTTCTTCAGTGACTAATAACTCTTTTATATAACTGTCTTCCCTGGGCTCATTGTCCCTGGCCCCCTCCAGTCTAAGTCATCAGAGGCGTGTCCATGTCCCCAGGGCCTATGTGCAACGTTACTGTCTCTATATGCAGCAACAGGCCATCACCCACTGGCAGGCTGACAGGGCATGGCTGGAAGTTCTGGAAGCCAGACAAACCCACAGCGGCCACATACAGTGATGCAGAGATCAAGTCTGGCACACGCACACCTC
This genomic stretch from Oncorhynchus tshawytscha isolate Ot180627B linkage group LG21, Otsh_v2.0, whole genome shotgun sequence harbors:
- the spon2a gene encoding spondin-2, which encodes MMSSKLLSCGWLQQLLVVLLKLTLSFAGPTNGTECTARGPASYILVFTGHWSPQTFPKQYPLFRPPAQWSKLIAITHNGQHRLFQEGALASIGVQNFAEVGVTVELVKGAKDARKRREVGAMYRTAGIPTGIGHSSTELLLQPRSPLLSLMVKVIPSPDWFVGVDSLNLCEGGQWKQEMTLDLQPLDSGTDSGFTFSSPNYPTVPQETITRITSQMPNHPANSFFYPRLTELPPIASIRLTRQSRSSARQTPMSNHILPHPIHPQRFSETPLDCEVSMWSSWGLCLGPCSRGGVRHRTRYILLRPANAGTPCPELEEQTECTPHNCLKRQ